From the genome of Xyrauchen texanus isolate HMW12.3.18 chromosome 22, RBS_HiC_50CHRs, whole genome shotgun sequence, one region includes:
- the LOC127662455 gene encoding chloride intracellular channel protein 5-like isoform X2: MILWLKGVVFNVTTVDLKRKPADLHNLAPGTPPPFLSFNGEVRTDVNKIEEFLEKMLAPAKYPKLAAKNKESNAAGNDIFAKFSAYIKNTKPEANASLETGLLKALKKLDCFLNSPLPDEIDADSTGEETCSNRKYLDGNELTLADCNLLPKLHVVKVVSEKCRNFEIPSDLSGVWRYLQNAYARDEFANTCATDREIELAYQDVAKRLGK, from the exons ATGATTCTGTGGCTCAAGGGAGTCGTGTTTAACGTCACTACTGTAGATCTGAAAAG gAAACCAGCTGATCTTCATAATCTCGCCCCAGGAACACCTCCGCCATTCCTTTCCTTCAATGGAGAAGTGAGGACAGATGTCAACAAAATCGAAGAATTCTTGGAAAAGATGCTAGCACCGGCAAA ATATCCAAAACTGGCTGCAAAGAACAAGGAGTCGAATGCAGCAGGAAACGACATCTTTGCAAAGTTCTCGGCCTACATTAAAAACACAAAGCCAGAAGCCAACGCAA GTCTAGAGACGGGGCTACTGAAGGCTCTGAAGAAACTAGACTGCTTCCTGAACTCCCCTCTGCCGGACGAGATTGATGCAGATAGTACAGGCGAGGAGACGTGCTCCAACCGCAAGTACTTGGACGGCAATGAATTAACGCTTGCAGACTGCAACCTACTCCCTAAACTACATGTAGTGAAG GTGGTTTCAGAGAAATGCCGTAACTTTGAGATACCATCGGACTTGAGTGGAGTTTGGAGATACCTGCAGAACGCGTACGCCCGCGATGAATTCGCCAACACGTGTGCAACAGACCGAGAGATTGAACTGGCCTATCAGGATGTGGCAAAGCGACTTGGCAAATGA
- the LOC127662455 gene encoding chloride intracellular channel protein 5-like isoform X1, giving the protein MTSNEEEKDPEIELFVKAGSDGESIGNCPFSQRLFMILWLKGVVFNVTTVDLKRKPADLHNLAPGTPPPFLSFNGEVRTDVNKIEEFLEKMLAPAKYPKLAAKNKESNAAGNDIFAKFSAYIKNTKPEANASLETGLLKALKKLDCFLNSPLPDEIDADSTGEETCSNRKYLDGNELTLADCNLLPKLHVVKVVSEKCRNFEIPSDLSGVWRYLQNAYARDEFANTCATDREIELAYQDVAKRLGK; this is encoded by the exons ATGACCTCAAACGAAGAGGAGAAAGATCCTGAAATTGAGCTTTTTGTGAAG GCAGGCAGTGATGGAGAGAGCATCGGAAACTGTCCTTTCTCTCAAAGGCTGTTTATGATTCTGTGGCTCAAGGGAGTCGTGTTTAACGTCACTACTGTAGATCTGAAAAG gAAACCAGCTGATCTTCATAATCTCGCCCCAGGAACACCTCCGCCATTCCTTTCCTTCAATGGAGAAGTGAGGACAGATGTCAACAAAATCGAAGAATTCTTGGAAAAGATGCTAGCACCGGCAAA ATATCCAAAACTGGCTGCAAAGAACAAGGAGTCGAATGCAGCAGGAAACGACATCTTTGCAAAGTTCTCGGCCTACATTAAAAACACAAAGCCAGAAGCCAACGCAA GTCTAGAGACGGGGCTACTGAAGGCTCTGAAGAAACTAGACTGCTTCCTGAACTCCCCTCTGCCGGACGAGATTGATGCAGATAGTACAGGCGAGGAGACGTGCTCCAACCGCAAGTACTTGGACGGCAATGAATTAACGCTTGCAGACTGCAACCTACTCCCTAAACTACATGTAGTGAAG GTGGTTTCAGAGAAATGCCGTAACTTTGAGATACCATCGGACTTGAGTGGAGTTTGGAGATACCTGCAGAACGCGTACGCCCGCGATGAATTCGCCAACACGTGTGCAACAGACCGAGAGATTGAACTGGCCTATCAGGATGTGGCAAAGCGACTTGGCAAATGA
- the LOC127662446 gene encoding bis(5'-adenosyl)-triphosphatase enpp4-like: MMQFRRYLCALIAYSGITLAMPIKNGTGTESSNDTPPLLLVSFDGFRADYLKKYSLPNLEKFFSDGVLVHELINVFTTKTFPNHYSLVTGLYAESHGILASMMYDPVSKKHFSLQNGSDPFWWDEATPIWVSVEESGYKAASAMWPGTNVDIQNHTLKYKFEYDSRVTFQERLGNLTKWMTEDKSVKFASLYWEEPDRTGHLYGPDNTTEMSRVLTDVDNLVGVLMEQLNKTGLWGKINIIITSDHGMTQCSQERLIILDDCISPNSYTVVDLTPVGAIIPLTDNLTVYKKLSSCHRHMKVYLKDAVPDRLHYKNNERIQPIILVADEGWTIVKNGRLPRLGDHGYDNTLPSMHPFLAAHGPAFRKGYTMSSFNSVDLYPLMCHLIGIPPMPNNGSFAHVRCTLVNEQCGELALAVGIVLGVLIILTTFTCLFKLMKNRNNSSTRPFARLELEDDEDDEPLLE; the protein is encoded by the exons ATGATGCAGTTTCGCAGATATCTGTGTGCTCTCATCGCCTATAGTGGGATAACCCTAGCTATGCCAATCAAAAATGGAACAGGGACAGAGTCCAGCAACGATACGCCACCACTGCTTCTGGTATCATTTGATGGTTTTCGTGCAGACTATCTAAAAAAATACTCATTACCCAATCTTGAGAAGTTCTTCTCCGATGGTGTCCTTGTTCATGAACTCATCAATGTCTTTACGACAAAAACCTTCCCCAATCATTACAGTCTCGTCACGGGACTGTACGCGGAGAGCCACGGTATACTTGCGAGCATGATGTACGACCCTGTGTCGAAAAAGcatttctctcttcaaaatggcAGCGATCCATTCTGGTGGGACGAAGCCACACCGATTTGGGTCTCCGTAGAGGAATCTGGGTACAAAGCAGCATCTGCTATGTGGCCAGGAACAAACGTGGATATTCAAAACCACACGTtgaaatacaaatttgaatatgACTCAAGGGTGACCTTCCAAGAGAGGCTGGGAAACTTGACGAAGTGGATGACTGAGGACAAATCTGTTAAGTTTGCCTCTCTATACTGGGAAGAACCTGACCGGACGGGCCACCTTTATGGCCCTGATAACACAACAGAGATGTCTCGGGTTCTGACGGATGTGGACAATCTTGTAGGTGTACTAATGGAGCAGCTCAACAAAACAGGATTATGGGGGAAAATAAACATTATCATTACTAGCGATCATGGTATGACTCAGTGTTCACAAGAGAGACTCATTATACTGGATGATTGCATCAGTCCCAACAGCTATACCGTAGTGGATCTCACTCCTGTGGGCGCCATCATTCCACTGACAG ATAATTTGACGGTGTACAAAAAGCTCTCCAGCTGTCACAGACACATGAAGGTTTACCTGAAGGATGCTGTTCCTGATAGGCTGCACTATAAAAACAATGAACGGATTCAGCCAATCATCTTGGTTGCAGATGAAGGATGGACAATTGTTAAAAATGGCAGACTCCCACGAT TGGGCGATCATGGCTATGACAATacacttcccagcatgcaccCTTTTCTGGCCGCCCATGGGCCTGCCTTCCGCAAAGGCTATACGATGTCGAGCTTCAACAGTGTGGATCTGTATCCTCTCATGTGCCACCTCATCGGCATTCCTCCAATGCCAAACAACGGCAGCTTCGCTCATGTGCGCTGCACGCTAGTTAACGAGCAGTGCGGAGAGCTGGCGCTAGCGGTGGGTATCGTGCTCGGGGTCTTAATAATCCTGACCACTTTCACCTGTCTGTTCAAGCTAATGAAGAACAGAAATAATTCGTCTACACGTCCATTCGCCCGGTTGGAGTTGGAGGATGATGAGGATGACGAACCTTTACTTGAatga